A portion of the Anoxybacillus gonensis genome contains these proteins:
- a CDS encoding MotE family protein yields the protein MGQFEKEEMKKTSKFQWFLFVGFIPLLFTLSIVLLVLTFSGINVFEQGKKYASQLPFVSQWIEGTEANEKKKLQQQIVELKATIVEKEKQLTKANDVLKEKESEIDALKQEIARLQTENEQVQDPRSSIEQTNGSRVDVVKMYETMSPKKAAEIIPQMSDQEAVNLLSKLKTDKVSSILEKMDAVNAAKYTSLLAKKANN from the coding sequence ATGGGACAGTTTGAAAAAGAAGAGATGAAAAAAACAAGTAAGTTTCAATGGTTTCTTTTTGTCGGTTTTATCCCACTGTTATTTACACTTTCAATTGTTTTGCTCGTTTTAACATTCTCTGGTATTAACGTATTTGAACAAGGGAAAAAATATGCAAGTCAATTGCCGTTCGTATCGCAATGGATTGAAGGAACGGAAGCAAACGAAAAAAAGAAGCTGCAACAACAAATCGTTGAACTAAAGGCAACGATTGTTGAAAAAGAGAAGCAGCTGACAAAAGCGAACGATGTGCTTAAAGAAAAAGAATCAGAAATCGATGCATTGAAGCAAGAAATTGCTCGTTTGCAAACGGAAAACGAACAAGTTCAAGATCCAAGGTCGTCGATAGAGCAAACGAACGGTTCACGCGTTGATGTTGTAAAAATGTATGAAACGATGTCTCCGAAAAAAGCAGCAGAAATTATTCCACAAATGTCGGATCAAGAAGCAGTCAATTTATTGTCAAAGTTAAAAACAGATAAAGTTTCATCTATTTTAGAAAAAATGGACGCGGTAAATGCCGCAAAATATACGAGCTTGCTTGCGAAAAAAGCAAACAATTGA
- a CDS encoding flagellar hook-length control protein FliK, with the protein MNITPVSPTVSFVGQDKQGEVPTGAENVFASVLASLQQLKQPVSQNNFEQQENTELIDWGELQKWLCELPISDGYADRQTLSHEIIQSFLSFLPEQAKEYIVEQFSTSQAFEEIFSLKEGRNEEVDEFMLFIALFQLEQKGWSIPEQVMESVRTLFSTTFKVNIGQSCTIKEMLQKLMENERASLSLASNEKTVPDVKRQMTFAGTLLPEQQTWHTVQKNVMPLSKSEQMIVHMPEHTFQVAQQVTEKVVPFEMQTIDTTNETAFAAQLDRVVRMSKFTQLRNGAQQLLVRLHPEHLGFMTIKLIQQKNGLVAKIITSTEMAKQLVERHIHQLSHVIATDRITVEQFNVFEQTKFRDHSFQQQQQQQKQQEKQKEEKRQPDQSFDEWITELFQSER; encoded by the coding sequence GTGAACATTACGCCTGTTTCTCCGACAGTTTCATTTGTTGGACAAGACAAGCAAGGAGAAGTTCCAACGGGAGCTGAAAATGTGTTTGCCAGCGTGCTTGCATCATTGCAACAGTTAAAACAACCCGTTTCACAAAATAATTTTGAGCAACAAGAAAACACAGAGTTAATTGATTGGGGAGAATTGCAAAAATGGCTTTGTGAGCTTCCTATTTCCGATGGGTACGCAGATAGGCAAACATTATCCCATGAAATTATTCAATCGTTTCTTTCATTTTTGCCAGAACAAGCGAAAGAATATATCGTTGAACAATTTTCGACCTCTCAGGCTTTTGAAGAGATTTTTTCGCTAAAAGAAGGCCGAAATGAAGAAGTGGATGAGTTTATGCTTTTCATCGCGCTATTTCAGCTTGAGCAAAAGGGATGGTCGATCCCGGAGCAAGTGATGGAGAGCGTGCGTACATTGTTTAGTACCACATTTAAAGTGAACATCGGACAAAGTTGTACGATCAAAGAGATGTTGCAAAAGTTAATGGAAAATGAGCGCGCTTCTTTATCACTCGCCAGTAACGAGAAAACGGTACCTGATGTGAAACGACAGATGACTTTTGCCGGGACGTTGTTGCCAGAGCAACAAACGTGGCATACAGTTCAAAAAAATGTTATGCCCTTGTCAAAAAGTGAACAAATGATTGTTCATATGCCTGAGCATACATTCCAGGTCGCTCAACAAGTTACGGAAAAAGTTGTTCCGTTTGAAATGCAAACGATTGATACGACAAATGAAACCGCATTTGCAGCTCAACTAGATCGGGTAGTGCGCATGAGTAAGTTCACGCAGTTGAGAAACGGAGCACAACAGTTGCTTGTTCGCTTGCATCCTGAACATTTAGGTTTTATGACCATTAAACTTATTCAACAAAAAAATGGTTTAGTTGCTAAAATTATTACGTCGACAGAGATGGCCAAGCAACTAGTGGAACGCCATATCCATCAACTTTCTCATGTAATAGCTACAGATCGTATTACCGTTGAACAGTTTAACGTATTTGAACAAACAAAGTTTCGCGATCATTCATTCCAGCAACAGCAGCAACAGCAAAAACAGCAAGAGAAGCAAAAAGAAGAGAAAAGGCAACCAGATCAATCTTTTGATGAGTGGATAACAGAGTTGTTTCAATCGGAAAGGTAA
- a CDS encoding FlgD family protein, whose amino-acid sequence MTAIDSSLLLSKRQVEQRETGRSSLGKDDFLKILIAQLQHQDPLNPIEDREFISQMANFSSLEQMINMSNMMSKFIETQTDTSEKLVTTLDSLQKLIQQQVTPSLAQYSEWIGKTVTWDEQSGIVKAVVQKGTEVWLELEQGETVLASRVTKVSQ is encoded by the coding sequence ATGACAGCGATTGATTCGAGTTTACTTTTGTCAAAGCGACAAGTTGAGCAACGTGAAACAGGGAGAAGCTCATTAGGAAAAGATGATTTTTTGAAAATTTTAATTGCTCAATTGCAACATCAAGATCCATTAAATCCAATAGAAGATCGTGAGTTTATTTCGCAAATGGCGAATTTTTCATCGCTTGAACAAATGATAAATATGTCAAATATGATGAGCAAATTTATCGAAACACAAACAGATACGTCAGAAAAACTTGTGACCACGTTAGATTCGTTACAAAAGTTGATTCAACAACAAGTAACTCCATCTCTTGCTCAGTATAGCGAATGGATTGGCAAAACAGTCACATGGGATGAACAAAGCGGAATTGTGAAAGCTGTCGTTCAAAAAGGAACGGAAGTATGGTTAGAGCTTGAACAAGGGGAAACCGTTTTAGCCTCTCGCGTCACAAAAGTGTCGCAATAA
- the flgG gene encoding flagellar basal body rod protein FlgG translates to MLRSMYSGIGGMKNFQVKLDVIGNNIANVNTYGFKKGRTIFKDLVSQQISGASGASGGKGGVNPKQVGLGSQLSAIDTVHTQGSLQTTGRVLDLAISGDGFFVVGNVATPPGAATNLAYTRAGNFYLDQNGDIVNADGFYLVNTAGQSIRIPSTAQSMSIGADGTVSYVDASGNLVTAGTIRLAKFNNNEGLEKVGQNLYRPTTNSGAAVNTSPGLNGAGILVPGTLEMSNVDLAEEFTEMIVAQRGFQANTRIITTSDEILQELVNLKR, encoded by the coding sequence ATGCTACGTTCTATGTACTCTGGAATCGGAGGAATGAAAAATTTCCAAGTAAAATTAGATGTAATCGGAAATAACATTGCCAACGTAAACACATATGGTTTTAAAAAGGGACGTACTATTTTTAAAGACTTAGTTAGCCAACAAATTTCAGGAGCAAGTGGTGCGTCAGGAGGGAAAGGTGGAGTTAATCCAAAACAAGTGGGTCTAGGTTCTCAATTATCAGCTATTGATACAGTGCATACTCAAGGTAGCTTGCAAACAACAGGCCGCGTTCTTGATTTGGCGATTTCTGGAGATGGATTCTTCGTTGTTGGAAATGTAGCAACTCCACCTGGTGCTGCCACAAATTTAGCATATACGAGGGCGGGGAATTTTTATCTTGATCAAAATGGAGATATTGTAAATGCGGATGGTTTTTATTTAGTAAATACAGCTGGGCAATCAATAAGAATACCATCTACGGCCCAAAGCATGAGTATCGGTGCAGATGGAACAGTTAGTTATGTGGATGCTTCAGGGAACTTGGTGACTGCTGGGACAATACGTTTAGCAAAATTTAATAACAATGAGGGACTAGAGAAAGTAGGGCAAAATCTTTATCGACCAACAACAAACTCTGGTGCAGCGGTTAATACCTCTCCGGGACTGAACGGAGCAGGAATACTAGTCCCAGGTACGTTAGAAATGTCAAATGTTGACTTAGCGGAGGAATTCACGGAAATGATCGTTGCGCAACGAGGATTCCAAGCAAACACGCGTATTATTACGACATCAGACGAGATTTTGCAAGAACTTGTTAACTTAAAACGGTAA
- a CDS encoding flagellar FlbD family protein, producing MIQLTHLNGKAFILNAIYIEQVEAFPDTTITLTNGKKFVVKESVEDVKRLVETFYRDISVLGLRRDVEGFDVEGQ from the coding sequence ATGATTCAATTAACACATTTAAATGGTAAAGCTTTTATTTTGAACGCTATTTACATAGAGCAAGTTGAAGCATTCCCGGATACGACAATTACGTTAACGAATGGTAAAAAGTTTGTTGTGAAGGAATCCGTTGAAGATGTTAAGCGGTTAGTAGAGACATTTTATCGCGACATTTCTGTTCTTGGATTAAGGAGAGATGTGGAGGGATTCGACGTTGAAGGACAATAA
- the fliL gene encoding flagellar basal body-associated protein FliL, translating to MWRDSTLKDNKLLKAMLIIMGVITLVSVIVLVIVMNFTGGEDSKEPTVDEIVASSFDVPEMMTNLMDGSFIKIAFKIQADSEKAKEEAEKRDFQIKNIIIEELSEMTAEQFKGKQGKLLLEKKLQERINKLMQEGKVERIYITSFVLQ from the coding sequence ATGTGGAGGGATTCGACGTTGAAGGACAATAAACTATTGAAAGCGATGCTCATAATTATGGGGGTTATTACGCTTGTCAGCGTTATTGTACTTGTTATAGTAATGAATTTTACAGGGGGGGAAGATTCAAAAGAACCAACTGTTGATGAAATTGTTGCAAGCTCGTTTGATGTGCCGGAGATGATGACGAATTTAATGGATGGCAGTTTCATTAAAATCGCTTTTAAAATTCAAGCGGATAGCGAAAAGGCGAAAGAAGAAGCGGAAAAGCGTGATTTTCAAATCAAAAATATCATTATTGAAGAATTGTCAGAAATGACGGCAGAACAGTTTAAAGGAAAACAAGGGAAACTACTTTTAGAAAAAAAATTGCAAGAGAGAATTAACAAGCTCATGCAAGAAGGAAAGGTTGAGAGAATTTATATAACCTCCTTTGTTTTGCAATAA
- the fliM gene encoding flagellar motor switch protein FliM → MAGEVLSQSEIDALLAALSTGEMSADELKKEEMEKKVKVYDFKRALRFSKDQIRSLTRMHENFARLLTTFFSAQLRTYVHISVASADQLPYEEFIRSIPKMTILTVFELPPLDGRILLEVNPNIAYAMLDRVLGGHGTSVNKIENLTEIEMKIMTSLFEKAFVNLREAWESITDIDPILKDFEVNPQFLQMVSPNETVVVISLNTQIGDVSGMINICIPHVVLEPIIPKLSVHYWMQAQKKEREPEEVAVLQQRLKKTEIPVVVELGTSMISVQEFLQLSVGDVIQLDQMTKDPLIVKVGEVPKFTGQPGKVRKRLAIQILDVIKEEDGDDE, encoded by the coding sequence GTGGCGGGAGAAGTACTATCACAAAGTGAGATAGATGCCTTGCTTGCGGCATTATCCACCGGAGAGATGAGTGCTGATGAGCTGAAAAAAGAAGAAATGGAGAAAAAGGTGAAAGTATATGATTTTAAACGAGCTCTTCGATTTTCGAAAGACCAAATTCGCAGTTTAACGCGTATGCACGAAAACTTTGCTCGTTTATTGACGACTTTTTTTTCCGCTCAATTGCGCACTTATGTGCATATTTCAGTTGCTTCAGCTGATCAGTTACCTTATGAAGAATTTATTCGTTCTATCCCCAAAATGACGATTTTAACTGTTTTTGAGTTACCACCGCTCGATGGAAGGATTTTATTAGAAGTAAATCCTAATATCGCTTATGCTATGTTGGATCGTGTATTAGGCGGACATGGAACAAGTGTAAATAAGATTGAAAATTTAACAGAAATCGAAATGAAAATAATGACAAGCTTGTTTGAAAAAGCGTTTGTAAATTTAAGAGAAGCGTGGGAATCAATCACTGATATCGATCCAATTCTAAAAGATTTCGAAGTCAATCCACAATTTTTGCAAATGGTATCGCCAAACGAAACAGTCGTTGTCATTTCTTTAAATACACAAATTGGGGATGTTAGTGGGATGATTAATATTTGTATTCCACACGTTGTTTTAGAACCAATTATTCCAAAGCTTTCAGTTCATTATTGGATGCAAGCGCAAAAAAAAGAACGTGAGCCAGAAGAAGTAGCAGTATTGCAACAAAGACTAAAAAAGACGGAAATACCTGTTGTCGTGGAGTTGGGCACATCAATGATTTCTGTACAAGAGTTTCTACAACTTTCCGTTGGTGATGTCATTCAACTCGATCAAATGACAAAAGATCCTTTAATAGTAAAAGTGGGAGAAGTACCAAAGTTTACTGGACAACCAGGAAAAGTGAGGAAGAGATTAGCAATACAAATTCTAGACGTCATAAAGGAGGAAGACGGCGATGATGAGTGA
- the fliY gene encoding flagellar motor switch phosphatase FliY produces MMSDDMLSQDEIDALLGGIDEEPLPSSTISINDVLTPIEQDALGEIGNISFGSSATALSMLLNQKVEITTPSVSLIERARVAEEFPHPYVAIQVSYTEGFLGTNLLVIEQSDAAIIADLMMGGDGTNPPAFMDDIQLSAVQEAMNQMMGSAATSMSTIFSKKVDISPPSIHLLDLSEGEGLEYLPSDDMLVKVSFRLKVGELIDSSIMQLLPIHFAKELVENLLNRSSTSTPTSDKINTNEQRQEAQHVSSKTTSVTTQQVQKEASQHDTTGVMQQPINVQPVAFASFEPTSLSETEARNLDMLLDIPLQVTVELGRTKRSVRDILALSSGSIIELDKLAGEPVDILVNNKLIAKGEVVVIDENFGVRVTSIISQSDRLNKLR; encoded by the coding sequence ATGATGAGTGACGATATGTTATCTCAAGATGAGATTGATGCGTTGTTGGGGGGAATAGATGAAGAGCCGCTGCCGTCTAGCACAATTTCCATTAATGATGTGTTGACACCAATAGAACAAGATGCTCTTGGTGAAATTGGAAATATTTCATTCGGTAGTTCCGCAACGGCGTTATCTATGTTGTTAAATCAAAAGGTGGAAATTACGACTCCGAGTGTATCTTTGATTGAACGTGCGCGTGTTGCAGAAGAGTTCCCACATCCATACGTCGCTATTCAAGTCAGTTACACGGAAGGTTTTTTAGGAACAAATTTGCTTGTCATAGAGCAATCTGATGCAGCCATTATTGCGGACTTAATGATGGGGGGAGACGGAACAAACCCACCAGCATTCATGGATGATATTCAACTTAGTGCTGTGCAGGAAGCAATGAATCAAATGATGGGGTCAGCTGCGACATCAATGTCGACGATTTTCAGTAAAAAAGTTGATATTTCTCCACCGAGCATACATCTTCTCGACTTATCTGAAGGAGAAGGATTAGAGTATTTGCCATCGGATGATATGCTTGTGAAAGTATCCTTCCGTTTAAAAGTAGGAGAATTAATTGATTCAAGCATTATGCAATTATTACCGATTCATTTTGCAAAAGAATTAGTCGAAAATTTATTAAATCGATCTAGTACAAGTACCCCAACATCAGATAAAATAAATACGAATGAGCAACGGCAAGAAGCGCAGCATGTATCGTCGAAAACAACAAGTGTGACAACGCAACAAGTGCAAAAAGAAGCTTCGCAACATGACACTACTGGGGTGATGCAACAGCCGATAAACGTCCAACCTGTTGCTTTTGCAAGTTTTGAACCAACATCTCTATCAGAAACAGAAGCACGCAATTTAGATATGTTATTAGATATTCCGCTTCAGGTGACAGTTGAATTAGGAAGAACGAAGCGGTCTGTGCGGGACATTTTAGCTCTATCTTCAGGTTCTATTATTGAACTTGATAAGCTTGCTGGAGAACCGGTTGACATTTTAGTAAACAATAAATTAATTGCCAAAGGTGAAGTCGTTGTTATTGATGAAAACTTTGGGGTACGTGTCACAAGTATTATTAGCCAAAGTGATCGATTAAATAAATTGCGGTGA
- a CDS encoding response regulator: protein MARILIVDDAAFMRMMIKDILTKNGHEVVAEAADGMQAVEKYKELRPDLVTMDITMPEMDGITALKEIRKIDSNAKVVMCSAMGQQAMVIDAIQAGAKDFIVKPFQADRVIEAINKTLG from the coding sequence ATGGCAAGAATTTTAATTGTTGATGATGCTGCATTTATGAGAATGATGATTAAAGATATTTTAACGAAAAATGGGCACGAAGTGGTGGCAGAAGCAGCAGATGGTATGCAAGCTGTCGAAAAATATAAAGAACTTCGTCCGGATCTAGTGACAATGGATATTACAATGCCAGAGATGGACGGGATTACAGCACTTAAAGAGATTAGAAAAATTGATAGTAATGCTAAGGTGGTCATGTGTTCAGCAATGGGACAACAAGCAATGGTCATTGATGCGATTCAAGCGGGAGCAAAAGATTTCATTGTCAAACCGTTCCAAGCAGATCGCGTCATTGAAGCAATTAATAAAACACTCGGTTAG
- the fliZ gene encoding flagella biosynthesis regulatory protein FliZ → MRYIRIMMLCAFVVLQAVSPAFAEQTNSVKECVEHPERCKEQQMNEASKAETVVQPDPITFWDFAKLIAATVFVVFLLYALLKWLNKQNRFYERKGLIQHLGGTSLGTNRTIQIVKIGRRVFVVGIGESIHLLKEITDEQEIEELLKQHEARLDSLLDTSVWKSLQSFWQRKASEPRFRQLMDRELQRLAEERKKAMRALEKERDPDE, encoded by the coding sequence TTGCGCTATATTCGCATCATGATGTTGTGCGCGTTCGTTGTTCTGCAGGCAGTTTCCCCTGCTTTTGCAGAACAAACGAATAGCGTCAAAGAATGTGTAGAGCATCCAGAAAGGTGTAAAGAACAACAAATGAATGAGGCAAGCAAAGCGGAAACGGTTGTTCAGCCAGATCCAATTACGTTTTGGGATTTTGCGAAACTGATCGCTGCAACTGTTTTTGTTGTGTTTTTGTTATATGCGCTTTTAAAATGGTTGAATAAACAAAACCGATTTTATGAGCGAAAAGGACTCATTCAACATTTAGGTGGGACAAGTTTAGGAACAAATCGAACGATTCAAATTGTGAAAATTGGTCGACGTGTGTTTGTTGTCGGTATAGGGGAATCGATTCACTTATTGAAAGAAATTACGGACGAACAAGAAATTGAAGAATTGCTTAAGCAACATGAAGCGCGGCTTGATTCATTGCTTGATACGAGCGTATGGAAATCGCTGCAATCGTTTTGGCAGCGGAAAGCGAGCGAACCTCGTTTTCGTCAGTTGATGGATCGCGAGTTACAACGGTTGGCTGAAGAGCGAAAAAAAGCGATGAGAGCGCTAGAAAAAGAAAGGGATCCAGATGAATGA